The following proteins come from a genomic window of Lolium rigidum isolate FL_2022 chromosome 5, APGP_CSIRO_Lrig_0.1, whole genome shotgun sequence:
- the LOC124655767 gene encoding putative disease resistance protein RGA1 → MSISRAIGLISGINECVNLFQWAASSISSLRSRLSATQEKNIQDEVSHLQRSLQRLRDTLPAMYGLIDRAEWRSHTNCVAELLPILKDAVYDADDILDEFRWHELNVTGQGNTTHSAFADFYKTTIQGSFNKVNDIQERLNDISCRLNQIPGLHEVTPGFDKSVRPDTISSTSKEMFGRDRDLKQVMGLLGIPQNNRRAHPKRKRASTTANGSTSTPASNQVSNESRVQAIPVLPIVGMGGIGKTTLAQHICNHRQVKSYFDLIIWICADDFDVKRLTNDVIQSSTGKQANVDHLDSLQHALFENLSNKRFLIVVDDVWDDALKENGQRWEKFCAPFRNVVHGSMMLVTTRSPEVADGVRTMEPFLLDGLTDGVLWDFLKLCAFGSKTSNSSPDLERIGRSILSKLKGSPLAAITLGRLLRMNLDTSHWKNILESELWELKQKETDILPALRLSYMYLPFHLKRCFSFCSVYPKDHKFEKDRLAEIWAAEGFVEPQGDTPLIDIASQYFQDLFNRGTEVFEVLQPSTSLEHLFISSYPGVSLPSWFQPQNFPRLATHDSINGTLSSLRDLTISRCGNISLEYFLDPASVPAIRKIKFHGCTGLVSLPVSWFYLEELEVVNCLNICSQRLVAPYLKSLEVFNSGNLAHNMDCCSLTYFSFSGDCDTITLSACLEELCISDCRYLTSIRTGGIGVFPSLVSITVSGCVKLPTLDGFLTADLPAVEKITISECPELLSLPSERFGSFHSLKVFEVKRCRQVNWQRGLVLPSSLQELSFNDCGDISIVFPSCLQNLAFLVSLGIHDCQGIRSIPGNVWQSNLLSLKRLTIIHCPNLESIGGKEAIAKIEYVEVALCLKMEDILGIPPS, encoded by the exons ATGAGCATATCAAGGGCCATTGGGTTAATTAGTGGCATCAATGAATGCGTCAACCTTTTTCAGTGGGCTGCATCTTCTATCTCATCTCTGCGCTCCCGGTTGTCTGCAACGCAGGAGAAAAATATTCAAGATGAAGTGTCGCATTTGCAAAGAAGCCTACAACGTCTCAGGGATACTCTTCCTGCAATGTATGGCCTTATCGACCGAGCAGAGTGGAGGAGTCACACAAACTGTGTGGCTGAGCTCCTTCCTATACTCAAAGATGCTGTGTATGATGCTGATGACATTCTTGATGAGTTCAGATGGCACGAGCTGAATGTGACAGGGCAGGGTAACACAACTCACTCTGCTTTTGCTGACTTCTATAAAACCACAATTCAAGGAAGCTTCAACAAAGTGAATGATATCCAAGAGAGGCTGAATGACATTTCTTGTAGGCTCAATCAGATTCCCGGGTTGCATGAAGTCACACCAGGGTTTGACAAATCGGTCAGGCCAGATACTATATCTTCAACAAGTAAAGAAATGTTTGGTCGTGATAGGGATCTGAAGCAGGTAATGGGATTGCTCGGTATACCTCAAAATAACAGAAGGGCCCACCCAAAACGTAAGAGGGCAAGTACCACAGCCAATGGTTCAACAAGCACACCAGCAAGCAACCAAGTTAGTAATGAATCAAGAGTACAAGCTATTCCTGTTTTGCCAATAGTAGGGATGGGGGGCATTGGGAAAACCACTTTGGCCCAACATATATGCAATCATCGACAAGTGAAGTCTTACTTTGATTTGATAATTTGGATTTGTGCAGATGACTTTGATGTAAAGAGATTAACAAACGATGTCATACAATCATCAACCGGAAAACAGGCAAATGTTGATCATTTAGATTCTCTTCAGCATGCTCTTTTTGAGAATTTGAGCAATAAAAGGTTCTTGATTGTAGTTGATGACGTGTGGGATGATGCCTTGAAGGAAAATGGGCAGCGCTGGGAGAAGTTTTGTGCACCTTTCAGAAATGTCGTACATGGAAGTATGATGCTTGTTACCACAAGATCTCCAGAAGTTGCTGATGGAGTGCGCACAATGGAGCCGTTCCTGTTAGATGGTTTGACAGATGGTGTACTTTGGGATTTCTTAAAACTCTGTGCTTTTGGGTCTAAGACTTCTAACAGTAGTCCTGATTTAGAGCGGATTGGTAGAAGCATACTTTCTAAGTTAAAGGGTTCTCCTTTGGCCGCCATAACTCTTGGACGACTGCTAAGAATGAACCTTGATACATCACACTGGAAAAATATACTAGAGAGTGAACTCTGGGAGTTGAAACAAAAGGAGACCGATATTTTGCCAGCACTTCGGTTGAGCTACATGTATTTGCCATTCCATTTGAAAAGATGCTTCTCATTCTGTTCTGTGTACCCGAAAGATCACAAATTTGAAAAGGATCGTTTGGCTGAAATCTGGGCAGCAGAAGGCTTTGTGGAACCTCAAGGTGACACCCCACTTATAGATATTGCCTCTCAGTACTTTCAAGACCTTTTCAACCG TGGGACAGAGGTGTTTGAAGTACTGCAACCTTCTACCAGTCTAGAACATCTGTTTATTTCAAGTTATCCAGGTGTCTCTCTTCCAAGCTGGTTCCAGCCACAGAATTTCCCCAGGTTAGCAAC CCATGATTCCATCAATGGTACTTTGTCCTCCTTGAGAGACTTAACCATTTCCAGATGCGGAAATATAAGCCTCGAGTATTTTCTGGATCCAGCTTCAGTACCAGCCATcaggaaaataaaatttcatggctgCACGGGTTTAGTATCATTACCAGTTAGCTGGTTTTACCTTGAAGAATTGGAGGTGGTTAATTGTTTGAATATCTGCTCCCAGCGTTTGGTGGCGCCCTATCTCAAGAGCCTCGAGGTGTTTAATTCTGGGAATCTTGCACACAACATGGACTGCTGCTCGCTCACCTACTTTTCATTCTCTGGTGACTGTGACACCATCACATTGAGTGCATGTCTAGAGGAGTTGTGCATTTCAGACTGCAGATATCTTACATCAATTAGAACTGGCGGCATCGGAGTATTCCCATCACTTGTTTCCATCACCGTCTCCGGTTGTGTAAAACTGCCAACCCTTGATGGCTTCCTAACTGCAGATCTACCTGCTGTTGAGAAAATTACTATTTCTGAATGCCCTGAGTTACTGTCTCTACCCAGTGAAAGGTTCGGGAGTTTTCattctctcaaggtgtttgaagttaaGCGGTGCCGCCAAGTGAACTGGCAGAGGGGATTGGTGTTACCATCATCCCTCCAGGAACTCTCCTTCAATGATTGTGGGGATATCTCCATAGTGTTTCCCAGCTGCTTGCAAAACTTAGCGTTCCTTGTTTCACTGGGTATTCATGATTGCCAGGGTATAAGGTCCATTCCAGGCAACGTTTGGCAGAGTAATCTCCTATCACTGAAGAGATTAACTATTATACATTGTCCAAACCTTGAGTCAATTGGTGGCAAAGAGGCCATTGCAAAAATAGAGTACGTGGAGGTTGCTTTGTGCCTTAAGATGGAGGACATACTCGGAATCCCTCCATCCTAA